Sequence from the Thermithiobacillus tepidarius DSM 3134 genome:
CGTCCAGGGCGACCAGGCCCTTGAAGCCGTTTTCCCGGGCCATGCCGAGCAGAATGCGGGCGAAGTTGGGATCGTTCTCGATGATGAGAAAGACCCGGTCGCCGGGCTGGATCTGCTCACGGTCGTCCGCGATGTCCATGGCAGGCATGGCATCGTACTCCGCTTCCAGCACGGCCGACACCAGGGTGGCGGCTTCCGTCTCAGCCGACGCATGCGCGGCCCCGCTCGCGGCGGCCGTGTCGATGCCTTGGTAGATCTGGGGCAGGTACAGGGTAAAGGTGCTGCCGCGGCCGGGCACGCTGTCGATGTGGATCTCGCCGCCCAGCAGGCGCGCCAGCTCGCGGCTGATGGTCAGACCGAGGCCGGTGCCGCCGTATTTGCGGCTGGTGGTGCCGTCGGCCTGCTGGAAGGCCTCGAAGATCAGCCGCTGCTTGCTCTTGGGAATGCCGATACCGGTATCGCTGACGGAGAAGGCCAGCACGTTCTCGCTGCGCCGCAGGACCTCGTTGTCGAACTTGACGCCCGGCTCGGCGCGGCTGACGTGCAGCACCACCTGCCCCGCCTCGGTGAATTTGAAGGCATTGGAGAGCAGGTTGCGCAGGATCTGCTGCATGCGCTGGGCGTCGGTGTACACGGCGCGGGGCAGATCGGGCTCCAGCTGCACGGCGAAGCGCAGCCCCTTCTGCTGGGCCATCTGCCGGAAGCCGCGCTCCATGCTGTCACCCACTTCCTGCAGGGGGAGCTGGGTGACTTCCACGCCCATCTTGCCGGATTCGACCTTGGACAGGTCCAGGATCTCGTTGATCAGCGCCAGGAGGTCGTGGCCGGAAGAATAGATGGTGTTGGCGAACTCCACCTGCTTCTCGCTGAGGTTGCCGTCCCGGTTCTCGGCCAGGAGCTTGGCCAGGATCATCAGACTGTTGAGCGGCGTGCGCAGCTCGTGGGACATGTTGGCCAGGAATTCGGACTTGTACTTGGAGATGAGCGACAGCTGCTCGGCCTTCTCCTCCAGCGACAGGCTCGCCAGCTCGACCTCCTTGTTCTTGATTTCGAGCAGGGTGGCCTTGTCCTCCAGCTCCTTGGCCTGGGCCTCCAGCTCCACGTTGGAGCGCTGCAGCTCCTGCAGCAGCTCCTCGGTGCGCATGTTGGCCTTGATCATATTGAGCACCACGCCGATGCTTTCCATGAGCTGGTCGAGGAAGATCTGGTGGATGTCGCTGAAGGGCTGGAAGGAGGCCAGCTCGATCACCGCCTTGACCCGGCCTTCGAAGGGCACCGGCAGCACGATGATGTTGAGGGGGGCCGCCTCGCCCAGGCCGCTGTTGATCTGGATGTAGTCGCTCGGCACCTTGGTCAGCAGAATGCTCTGGTTTTCCAGGGCGCACTGGCCGACCAGGCCTTCGCCGAGGCGGAAGCTGTTGCTGACGTGCTTGCGCTCCTTGTAGGCGTAGCTGGCGATGAGCTTCAGCGCCGGCTGCTCGTCCTCCGCGTCCATGACGAAGAAGGCGCCATGATGGGCGGACACCAGCGGCGTCAGCTCGGACATGATCAGGCGGGAGACCGCGGCCAGATCCTTCTGGCCTTGCATCATGCGCGAGAACTTGGCCAGGTTGGTCTTCAGCCAGTCCTGCTCCATGTTCTTCTGGGTGGTGTCCTTAAGGTTGCCAATCATGTGATTGATGTTGTCCTTAAGTTCCGCCACCTCGCCCTGGGCTTCCACGGTGATGGAGCGGGTGAGATCGCCCTTGGTCACCGCGGTCGCCACGTCGGCGATGGCGCGCACCTGGGCGGTCAAATTGCCGGCCAACTGGTTCACGTTGTCGGTGAGATCCTTCCAGGTGCCGGCGGCGCCCGGCACCTTGGCCTGGCCGCCCAGCTTGCCCTCGATGCCCACCTCGCGGGCCACCGTGGTGACCTGCTCGGCGAAGATGCTCAGGGTTTCGGTCATGCTGTTGATGGTGTCGGCCAGCGCGGCGATCTCGCCCTTGGCCTCGAAGGCCAGCTTCTGCTTGAGGTCGCCGTTGGCCACCGCGGTCACCACGCGGGCGATGCCGCGCACCTGGGCGGTCAGGTTGCTGGCCATGAAGTTCACGTTGTCGGTGAGATCCTTCCAGGTGCCGGAGACGCCCTTCACTTCCGCCTGGCCGCCCAGCTTGCCCTCGGTGCCCACCTCGCGCGCCACGCGCGTCACTTCCGAGGCAAAGGAGCTCAACTGATCCACCATGGTGTTGATGGTGTCCTTGAGCTCGAGAATCTCGCCCTTCACGTCTACGGTGATCTTCTGCGAGAGATCGCCGTTGGCCACCGCGGTGGTCACCTTGGCGATGTTGCGCACCTGATCGGTGAGGTTGC
This genomic interval carries:
- a CDS encoding response regulator; translated protein: NLTDQVRNIAKVTTAVANGDLSQKITVDVKGEILELKDTINTMVDQLSSFASEVTRVAREVGTEGKLGGQAEVKGVSGTWKDLTDNVNFMASNLTAQVRGIARVVTAVANGDLKQKLAFEAKGEIAALADTINSMTETLSIFAEQVTTVAREVGIEGKLGGQAKVPGAAGTWKDLTDNVNQLAGNLTAQVRAIADVATAVTKGDLTRSITVEAQGEVAELKDNINHMIGNLKDTTQKNMEQDWLKTNLAKFSRMMQGQKDLAAVSRLIMSELTPLVSAHHGAFFVMDAEDEQPALKLIASYAYKERKHVSNSFRLGEGLVGQCALENQSILLTKVPSDYIQINSGLGEAAPLNIIVLPVPFEGRVKAVIELASFQPFSDIHQIFLDQLMESIGVVLNMIKANMRTEELLQELQRSNVELEAQAKELEDKATLLEIKNKEVELASLSLEEKAEQLSLISKYKSEFLANMSHELRTPLNSLMILAKLLAENRDGNLSEKQVEFANTIYSSGHDLLALINEILDLSKVESGKMGVEVTQLPLQEVGDSMERGFRQMAQQKGLRFAVQLEPDLPRAVYTDAQRMQQILRNLLSNAFKFTEAGQVVLHVSRAEPGVKFDNEVLRRSENVLAFSVSDTGIGIPKSKQRLIFEAFQQADGTTSRKYGGTGLGLTISRELARLLGGEIHIDSVPGRGSTFTLYLPQIYQGIDTAAASGAAHASAETEAATLVSAVLEAEYDAMPAMDIADDREQIQPGDRVFLIIENDPNFARILLGMARENGFKGLVALDGESGLALAHRYRPDAITLDLKMPVLDGWAVLERLKSHPHTRHIPVHVISVVDRDLCESSLGAVAYLQKPVSREVLEGVFNHIACLLEREVKSVLVVEDNDIQRESIMEFFTGEGVQAAAFSCGMDALAELSTRSYDCMVLDLMLPDMSGAELLARLKNEMGLRNLPVVIYTSKDLTPEEERQLRELADSIIIKDADSAERLLSEAALCMRRAAGPAPVVDAAATAVSLSGRKVLVVDDDARNIFALASVLENHDIEILYAENGRDGIDTLEANPDIDLILMDVMMPEMDGYETMRAIRAIPAFRDLPIIALTAKAMPGDREKCIDAGASDYITKPVDTDQLLALMRAWVKVA